The proteins below come from a single Nocardioides eburneiflavus genomic window:
- a CDS encoding LysE/ArgO family amino acid transporter, whose protein sequence is MGDVVAGLLTGLSLIVAIGAQNAFVLRQGLRHSHVGLVVAICALSDVVLILAGVAGIGVVVDRAAWAVEVVRWLGVAFLTVYGVGSLRRARTPQVLAVGDDAVESRGGVVTRAVALTWLNPHVYLDTVLLLGSIAGTHGPTGRWWFALGACVASIAWFAGLAYGARLAAPRLASPRAWQVLDVLIGLVMLAIAVRLALGA, encoded by the coding sequence GTGGGAGACGTCGTCGCCGGGTTGCTGACCGGCCTGTCCCTGATCGTGGCGATCGGGGCCCAGAACGCCTTCGTGCTCCGCCAGGGCCTGCGCCACAGCCACGTCGGCCTCGTGGTCGCGATCTGCGCGCTCTCCGACGTCGTCCTCATCCTCGCCGGCGTCGCGGGGATCGGCGTCGTGGTGGACCGCGCAGCGTGGGCGGTCGAGGTGGTCCGCTGGCTCGGCGTCGCGTTCCTGACGGTGTACGGCGTCGGCTCGCTGCGCCGCGCCCGTACGCCCCAGGTCCTCGCCGTGGGTGACGACGCGGTCGAGTCGCGCGGCGGTGTCGTGACCCGCGCGGTCGCGCTGACCTGGCTGAACCCGCACGTCTACCTCGACACCGTCCTGCTGCTCGGCTCGATCGCCGGCACCCACGGCCCGACCGGTCGCTGGTGGTTCGCCCTCGGCGCCTGCGTCGCGAGCATCGCCTGGTTCGCCGGCCTGGCGTACGGCGCCCGGCTGGCCGCGCCGCGGCTGGCGAGCCCCCGCGCCTGGCAGGTCCTCGACGTGCTCATCGGGCTCGTGATGCTGGCGATCGCCGTACGCCTGGCGCTCGGCGCCTGA
- a CDS encoding ABC transporter permease: MFRLTWRNLLARKVRLLMSALAIVLGIGFLAGVLTFSSGLGKTFDGIIEGTNADAQAQPAGSNSWQQIGAGDTLTISPDEVAELAALPEVAQADGTVDSQALYVADTDGNLVGSGGAPTISFNRTDTPNLLGDPIMELTEGRWPDADDEIALDPSAADRAGYEVGDDVTVFPPGAVGFGSAADEQPPTTTLRLVGLAGFSGGGGTAGSTLVTFSTSGAQAMFLDGEDVFTKVALTAAEGVSQQELVDAADAVLPEGYEAVTGDELVDQQQSAIGEFLGFISIFLGVFAVIAVIVGGFIIANTFSILVAQRIRELALLRALGASRKQVRRSVLVEATMMAVIGSTLGLLVGLGLARGLASLFGSFGLEINSAVLNLSPTTVAAAYAVGIVVTLVSAYLPARRASKVAPVAAMREDTATTEGSLRRRTLIGAVLLVLGAGIAIAGVVGAPGNDAAWIGVGAVIWVLTVAAIAAVLGRPVLVACRALFARVFGTTGRLAGDNAIRNPRRTGATASALMIGLTLVSAVGVLAASMSATLDDVVDEQFTADFLVQSPVFAAFNPAIARQMSEVDGVEVVSQQQGYLGLVEDDVEPSFIFGTDAEFSEIYDLPMVAGSPTFTGDQTLINESTAEKYDVGVGDELTIRFPGDNDVDVTVSGISEDNEVAGAINVPFSVLRKGEIKRSDISLSINLAAGADKAAVGRELKALVADFPIVAVQDKQEFADSLKGQINQLLYMVYGLLALSIVIAIIGIVNTLSLSVIERTREIGLLRAVGLSRRRLRRMVTLESVTISVMGAVLGLALGLVIGVLLQRSLRDDLTALAIPLTSLVTFLVVAVVFGVLAAIVPAIRASRMKVLDAIATE; encoded by the coding sequence ATGTTCCGCCTCACCTGGCGCAACCTGCTGGCCCGCAAGGTCCGGCTCCTGATGAGCGCCCTCGCGATCGTGCTCGGCATCGGGTTCCTCGCCGGCGTGCTCACCTTCAGCAGCGGCCTGGGCAAGACGTTCGACGGGATCATCGAGGGCACCAACGCCGACGCGCAGGCGCAGCCGGCCGGCTCCAACTCGTGGCAGCAGATCGGTGCGGGGGACACCCTCACCATCTCGCCGGACGAGGTGGCCGAGCTCGCCGCGCTCCCCGAGGTCGCGCAGGCCGACGGCACCGTCGACAGCCAGGCGCTCTACGTCGCCGACACCGACGGCAACCTCGTCGGCAGCGGCGGCGCACCCACGATCTCCTTCAACCGAACCGACACGCCCAACCTCCTCGGCGACCCCATCATGGAGCTCACCGAGGGGCGCTGGCCCGACGCCGACGACGAGATCGCGCTCGACCCGTCCGCGGCCGACCGGGCCGGCTACGAGGTCGGCGACGACGTCACGGTCTTCCCGCCCGGCGCCGTCGGCTTCGGCTCCGCCGCCGACGAGCAGCCACCCACCACGACCCTGCGCCTCGTCGGTCTGGCCGGCTTCTCCGGTGGCGGTGGCACGGCGGGCTCGACCCTGGTCACCTTCAGCACGTCCGGCGCGCAGGCGATGTTCCTCGACGGCGAGGACGTCTTCACCAAGGTCGCACTGACCGCGGCCGAGGGGGTCTCACAGCAGGAGCTGGTCGACGCCGCCGACGCCGTCCTGCCCGAGGGCTACGAGGCCGTCACCGGTGACGAGCTCGTCGACCAGCAGCAGAGCGCCATCGGCGAGTTCCTCGGGTTCATCTCGATCTTCCTCGGCGTCTTCGCCGTCATCGCGGTGATCGTCGGCGGCTTCATCATCGCCAACACGTTCTCCATCCTCGTCGCGCAGCGCATCCGCGAGCTCGCCCTGCTGCGCGCCCTGGGCGCCAGCCGCAAGCAGGTGCGCCGCTCGGTGCTGGTCGAGGCCACGATGATGGCCGTCATCGGCAGCACCCTCGGCCTGCTCGTCGGGCTCGGCCTGGCTCGTGGCCTGGCGTCCCTGTTCGGCAGCTTCGGCCTGGAGATCAACTCCGCGGTGCTCAACCTCAGCCCGACGACCGTCGCGGCCGCGTACGCCGTCGGCATCGTCGTCACGCTGGTCTCGGCCTACCTCCCGGCGCGGCGCGCCTCCAAGGTGGCGCCCGTCGCGGCGATGCGCGAGGACACGGCGACCACCGAGGGCAGCCTGCGGCGCCGTACGCTCATCGGGGCCGTGCTGCTGGTGCTCGGCGCCGGCATCGCCATCGCCGGCGTGGTCGGCGCACCCGGCAACGACGCCGCTTGGATCGGTGTCGGCGCGGTGATCTGGGTCCTGACGGTCGCCGCGATCGCCGCGGTGCTCGGTCGCCCGGTCCTGGTGGCGTGCCGGGCGCTCTTCGCCCGGGTCTTCGGCACCACCGGCCGGCTGGCCGGCGACAACGCCATCCGCAACCCCCGCCGTACGGGTGCGACCGCCTCCGCGCTGATGATCGGCCTCACCCTGGTCTCGGCCGTCGGCGTCCTGGCGGCCTCGATGAGCGCGACCCTCGACGACGTCGTCGACGAGCAGTTCACCGCCGACTTCCTCGTGCAGTCGCCGGTCTTCGCCGCGTTCAACCCCGCCATCGCCCGCCAGATGTCCGAGGTCGACGGCGTCGAGGTGGTCTCCCAGCAGCAGGGCTACCTCGGGCTGGTCGAGGACGACGTCGAGCCGTCGTTCATCTTCGGCACCGATGCCGAGTTCTCCGAGATCTACGACCTGCCGATGGTCGCCGGGTCGCCCACCTTCACCGGCGACCAGACCCTGATCAACGAGTCCACGGCCGAGAAGTACGACGTGGGGGTCGGCGACGAGCTCACGATCCGTTTCCCCGGCGACAACGACGTCGACGTGACCGTCAGCGGCATCTCCGAGGACAACGAGGTCGCGGGCGCCATCAACGTCCCGTTCAGCGTCCTCCGGAAGGGCGAGATCAAGCGGTCCGACATCTCGCTGTCGATCAACCTCGCCGCCGGCGCCGACAAGGCCGCCGTGGGCCGGGAGCTCAAGGCGCTCGTCGCCGACTTCCCGATCGTCGCCGTGCAGGACAAGCAGGAGTTCGCCGACAGCCTGAAGGGGCAGATCAACCAGCTGCTCTACATGGTCTACGGACTGCTGGCGCTGTCGATCGTCATCGCGATCATCGGCATCGTCAACACCCTCAGCCTCAGCGTCATCGAGCGCACCCGGGAGATCGGCCTGCTCCGTGCGGTCGGCCTGTCACGGCGCCGCCTGCGCCGGATGGTGACGCTCGAGTCGGTGACGATCTCGGTCATGGGTGCGGTCCTCGGGCTGGCGCTCGGCCTGGTCATCGGGGTGCTGCTGCAGCGCTCGCTCCGGGACGACCTCACGGCCCTGGCGATCCCGCTGACGAGCCTGGTGACCTTCCTCGTGGTCGCGGTGGTCTTCGGCGTGCTGGCCGCGATCGTCCCGGCGATCCGCGCCTCGCGGATGAAGGTGCTCGACGCCATCGCCACGGAGTGA
- a CDS encoding ABC transporter ATP-binding protein, translating to MSERPMGEATRGVAASAHDLVKTYGSEEAEVRALDGVTVDLMKGEFTAIMGPSGSGKSTLMHCLAALDTPTSGDAVVDGTGLAGLKDKALTTLRREKVGFVFQAFNLIPTLTARENILLPLDLAGRKVDQAWFDAVIDAVGLRDRLSHRPSEMSGGQQQRVACARALVSKPSIVFADEPTGNLDSTSSAEVLGFLRRSVDEFGQTIVMVTHDPVAASYTDRILFLADGRIVDELRDPDRDAILAKMAGLQDLATAKAAG from the coding sequence ATGAGTGAGCGACCCATGGGGGAGGCGACGCGAGGCGTCGCGGCGAGTGCACATGACCTGGTCAAGACCTACGGCTCCGAGGAGGCAGAGGTCCGGGCCCTGGACGGGGTCACGGTCGACCTGATGAAGGGTGAGTTCACCGCGATCATGGGGCCCTCGGGCTCCGGCAAGTCGACGCTGATGCACTGCCTGGCGGCCCTCGACACCCCGACCTCGGGCGACGCGGTGGTCGACGGCACCGGCCTGGCTGGGCTCAAGGACAAGGCGTTGACCACCCTGCGCCGGGAGAAGGTCGGCTTCGTCTTCCAGGCGTTCAACCTGATCCCGACCCTCACCGCCCGCGAGAACATCCTGCTCCCGCTCGACCTCGCCGGCCGCAAGGTCGACCAGGCGTGGTTCGACGCGGTGATCGACGCCGTCGGCCTGCGCGACCGGCTCAGCCACCGCCCCAGCGAGATGTCCGGCGGCCAGCAGCAGCGGGTGGCGTGCGCCCGCGCCCTGGTGTCCAAGCCCTCGATCGTCTTCGCCGACGAGCCCACCGGCAACCTCGACTCCACCAGCTCGGCGGAGGTCCTCGGTTTCCTGCGGCGTTCGGTCGACGAGTTCGGCCAGACCATCGTGATGGTCACCCACGACCCGGTCGCGGCCTCCTACACCGACCGCATCCTCTTCCTCGCCGACGGCAGGATCGTCGACGAGCTGCGCGACCCCGACCGCGACGCGATCCTCGCCAAGATGGCGGGCCTTCAGGACCTCGCGACGGCCAAGGCGGCCGGCTGA